Proteins from a genomic interval of Ndongobacter massiliensis:
- a CDS encoding LysR family transcriptional regulator — protein sequence MNLQHLNYIVALYRSESMVEAAERCYVTQPTISKAVRALEQEFSIELLQRNRSSEIQFTPDGELFIEKAQRILNDYEILSGMFSAKNAKHLNVASQHFVFVAEAFIEMTQYCRNCDFQLQFKEMHTKAVVDEVYTGKSSLGFIFLCKRNSNFLTKYLRERDIEFTELGAFPFRAFTSTDHPLAEKKSVCLRELEVYPYVCYAQSDYSLNFMEEGIIPRTEQIVRVCDRDTMYRVMQATHAYTIGTGTLRSDTELETILSIPISDIQDHMRIGWIRRSGFNPSAIEEQFLQICTDKVNLFRMRMHEPYEQPRTKQEL from the coding sequence ATGAACCTGCAACATCTCAATTACATCGTGGCCTTGTATCGTTCGGAGTCCATGGTCGAAGCCGCCGAACGCTGCTATGTGACGCAGCCGACCATCAGCAAGGCCGTGCGCGCCCTGGAGCAGGAATTTTCCATTGAATTATTGCAGCGCAATCGGTCGAGTGAAATTCAATTCACGCCGGATGGAGAACTGTTCATTGAAAAAGCCCAGCGCATTCTCAATGATTACGAAATTCTCAGCGGGATGTTTTCCGCAAAGAATGCAAAACACCTCAATGTGGCGTCCCAGCACTTTGTTTTTGTCGCTGAGGCCTTCATTGAAATGACGCAGTACTGTCGGAATTGTGACTTCCAATTACAATTTAAGGAAATGCACACCAAGGCTGTTGTCGATGAGGTATATACGGGTAAAAGTTCTTTGGGATTCATTTTTCTCTGCAAACGCAACAGCAACTTTCTGACCAAGTATCTGCGGGAACGGGATATTGAATTCACCGAGTTGGGCGCTTTTCCCTTCCGCGCTTTTACAAGTACGGATCACCCGCTGGCGGAAAAAAAGTCTGTGTGTTTGCGCGAATTGGAAGTCTATCCCTATGTCTGCTATGCACAGAGCGATTATTCGCTGAACTTTATGGAGGAAGGCATCATCCCCCGTACGGAGCAGATCGTGCGCGTCTGTGACCGCGACACGATGTACCGCGTCATGCAGGCAACCCACGCGTACACCATTGGCACGGGTACGCTGCGCTCGGATACGGAATTGGAAACCATTCTCTCGATTCCCATCTCCGACATTCAGGATCACATGCGCATCGGCTGGATTCGCCGAAGTGGATTTAATCCCAGCGCCATCGAAGAACAATTTCTCCAAATCTGTACGGATAAGGTGAACCTTTTCCGTATGCGGATGCACGAGCCGTACGAGCAACCACGGACGAAACAGGAACTGTAG
- the megL gene encoding methionine gamma-lyase: protein MNLKNAKFDTLAVHAGYVKNDVGALTTPIYQTSTFIFDNAAQGGRRFAGQEEGYIYSRLGNPTVAVAEDKLAVLEKGEACVAMASGMGAISSVLWTFLSAGDQLIAGETLYGCTFALMAHSLTRMGIEVTFVDTTDPENVRKAMTEKTKMVYLETPVNPSLTLADIKKISEIAHKQEGVRVVVDNTFATPVCQRPLELGADIVVHSATKYINGHGDVIAGFAIGTKEDMMQVRMVGVKDCTGSVMSPFNAFLLVRGMKTMGIRVHQHVENAKKVAAFLEKHPKVTRVNYPGLDSFPQKALADEQMDLPGAMLSFEIDGGVKEGAKVMDSVQLCTLAVSLGDCETLIEHPASMTHSTYTAEERAEAGIKDNLIRLSVGLEDPDDIIADLDQALAQI, encoded by the coding sequence ATGAATCTCAAAAATGCTAAGTTTGACACGTTGGCAGTACATGCCGGCTATGTGAAGAACGATGTGGGCGCGCTGACGACGCCGATCTACCAGACTTCGACCTTCATCTTTGACAATGCTGCACAGGGTGGACGCCGCTTTGCCGGACAAGAAGAAGGCTACATCTACAGCCGTCTGGGTAATCCGACGGTCGCGGTCGCGGAAGACAAACTCGCTGTATTAGAAAAAGGTGAAGCCTGCGTGGCGATGGCCTCCGGTATGGGCGCCATTTCCTCCGTTCTGTGGACGTTCCTGTCCGCCGGAGATCAACTGATTGCCGGTGAAACGCTGTACGGCTGCACGTTCGCATTGATGGCACACTCCCTGACCCGCATGGGCATCGAAGTGACCTTCGTCGACACGACAGATCCGGAAAACGTACGCAAAGCGATGACCGAGAAGACGAAGATGGTTTACTTGGAAACTCCGGTGAACCCGAGCCTGACGCTTGCCGATATCAAGAAGATTTCGGAAATTGCACACAAGCAAGAAGGCGTTCGCGTCGTCGTCGACAATACCTTTGCAACGCCGGTTTGCCAGCGTCCGTTGGAACTCGGTGCGGACATTGTCGTTCACTCGGCCACGAAGTACATCAACGGTCACGGCGACGTGATTGCCGGATTTGCCATCGGCACGAAGGAAGACATGATGCAGGTGCGCATGGTCGGCGTCAAGGACTGCACGGGCTCGGTTATGTCCCCGTTCAACGCCTTCCTGCTGGTTCGCGGTATGAAGACGATGGGCATTCGCGTCCATCAGCATGTCGAGAACGCGAAGAAAGTCGCCGCCTTCCTGGAGAAGCATCCGAAGGTAACGCGCGTCAACTATCCGGGTCTGGACAGCTTCCCGCAGAAAGCATTGGCGGACGAGCAAATGGATCTGCCGGGCGCCATGCTGTCGTTTGAAATCGACGGCGGTGTCAAAGAGGGCGCAAAGGTCATGGACTCCGTGCAGCTCTGCACCTTAGCGGTCAGCTTGGGCGACTGCGAGACCCTGATCGAGCATCCGGCCAGCATGACGCATTCCACCTACACGGCGGAAGAGCGTGCCGAAGCGGGGATCAAGGACAACCTGATCCGCTTGTCGGTTGGTCTGGAAGATCCGGACGACATCATTGCCGATTTGGATCAAGCACTTGCGCAGATCTGA
- the nifJ gene encoding pyruvate:ferredoxin (flavodoxin) oxidoreductase — protein sequence MITRSTKTMDGNQAAAYVSYAFSEVAAIYPITPSSPMPEHIDTWAANGKKNLYGNPVHVTEMQHEGGAAGAVHGSLVAGSLTTTYTASQGLLLMIPDMYKIAGERLPGVFHVAARSLSTCSINMYGDHQDVMATRQTGFALLASGSVQEIMDIAPVAHLAAIEASVPFLHFFDGFRTSHEVQKIRVWDYKDLAPMVNHEAIANFKKRSLNPERPTMRGTFEKSGYFQRTEAQNAAYALVPGIVEKYFNKVNEKLGTSYGLFNYVGDPEATDVIICMGSGTDTVQQTVDYLRENRGEKVGLLKVHLYRPFSAKHFLAAMPKTVERIAVLDRTKEKGSVGEPLYLDVVQVYSESDRHPLIIGGRFGLGQKDTTPAHIAAVFENLKQKAPKNHFTVGINDDVSNTSIPVDTSFVISDGKTTRCKFWGNGGDGTVGANKSAIKIIGDNTDLYAQGYFDYDAKKSNGLTLSHLRFSPNPIHAAYLLDEADFVSCSPQAYVTQYDLLAGLKDGGTFLLNTIWSDEELETHLPGSMKRALFNRNIDFYTINASAIAEEVGLGNRTNMVIQTAFFKLSKVLPLDEAIGYLKDSIVKSYGHKGQDIVDMNNAAVDRSIEALHRVEVPAAWGEAEMEKPQVHEDESEFVQNMVRPILRLEEDALPVSTYLPYDDGCYEGGTSQIEKRGIAHYVPEWQIENCIQCNQCAYVCPHACIRPFLLSEEEVAAAPAGFETKKAIGKGLEGYAFRMQVSPLDCMGCGNCADVCPAKEKALIMKPLGEQVEAGQADNWMFAHKEVGYKTDLVAPTNVKNSQFQRPLLEFSGACSGCGETPYARLVTQLYGDHQLIANATGCSSIWGSSVPSMPYCSNCEGRGPAWASSLFEDAAEYGFGMALSTKSNRALLETRMKEFLDCKVQSPLNELFEQWMEAHADYESSRKLSNEIIALEDKKVDDEKAQQILNQIYDLKDYLAKKSIWIYGGDGWAYDIGFSGLDHVLASGEDINIMVFDTEVYSNTGGQSSKATPIAAVAKFAASGKKVRKKDLGLMMTTYGYVYVAQVAMGANQAQTLKAIREAESYAGPSLIICYAPCINHGIRAGMGKTQRREKEAVEAGYWHLWRFDPRLSEEGKNPFQLDSKEPTADFQEFLQGEVRYSSLRKNFPEIADELYMEAEKAAKERYESYVRMAKN from the coding sequence ATGATCACACGATCCACGAAGACGATGGACGGCAACCAAGCGGCAGCATATGTATCGTATGCATTCAGTGAAGTTGCAGCCATCTATCCCATCACGCCTTCTTCTCCCATGCCGGAGCATATCGACACATGGGCGGCAAATGGCAAAAAAAATCTATATGGAAATCCCGTTCATGTAACGGAAATGCAGCACGAAGGGGGCGCCGCCGGTGCCGTGCACGGTTCATTGGTGGCAGGTTCTCTGACAACGACGTACACCGCTTCCCAGGGTCTGTTGCTGATGATTCCGGACATGTACAAAATCGCCGGTGAGCGTCTGCCGGGCGTCTTCCACGTCGCCGCACGTTCGCTGTCGACCTGCTCGATCAACATGTACGGCGATCATCAGGACGTCATGGCAACGCGCCAGACGGGCTTTGCACTGTTGGCATCCGGCTCCGTACAGGAAATCATGGACATCGCGCCGGTGGCGCACCTTGCCGCCATCGAAGCCAGCGTTCCCTTCCTGCACTTCTTTGACGGCTTCCGCACATCGCATGAAGTACAGAAGATTCGCGTCTGGGATTACAAAGATCTCGCACCGATGGTGAACCACGAAGCCATTGCGAACTTCAAAAAGCGTTCCCTGAATCCGGAGCGCCCGACGATGCGCGGTACCTTTGAGAAATCGGGCTATTTCCAGCGCACCGAAGCGCAGAATGCCGCGTACGCTCTGGTGCCCGGCATTGTCGAAAAATACTTCAACAAAGTCAATGAAAAGCTCGGCACGTCGTACGGACTGTTCAACTACGTCGGCGATCCCGAAGCAACCGATGTCATCATCTGCATGGGCTCGGGCACGGACACGGTACAGCAAACGGTGGATTACCTGCGTGAAAACCGCGGTGAAAAAGTCGGTTTGCTGAAAGTGCACCTCTACCGTCCGTTCTCCGCCAAACACTTCCTCGCCGCCATGCCGAAGACGGTGGAACGCATTGCCGTTCTTGACCGTACCAAGGAAAAAGGTTCGGTCGGTGAACCGCTGTACTTAGACGTCGTCCAGGTGTACTCCGAATCCGATCGCCATCCGCTCATCATCGGCGGACGTTTCGGTCTTGGACAAAAAGATACGACGCCGGCACATATCGCCGCCGTGTTTGAGAATCTCAAACAAAAAGCACCGAAGAACCACTTCACGGTCGGCATCAACGATGACGTCAGCAATACGTCCATTCCGGTGGACACGAGCTTCGTCATTTCCGACGGCAAGACCACGCGCTGCAAATTCTGGGGCAACGGCGGTGACGGTACCGTCGGCGCAAACAAGAGCGCGATCAAAATCATCGGCGACAACACCGATCTGTATGCACAGGGCTACTTTGACTACGATGCGAAGAAGAGCAACGGTCTGACGCTGTCGCATCTGCGCTTCAGCCCGAACCCGATTCACGCGGCCTACCTGTTGGATGAAGCGGACTTTGTCTCCTGCTCGCCGCAAGCCTACGTTACGCAGTACGACCTGCTAGCGGGATTGAAAGACGGCGGTACTTTCCTGCTGAACACCATCTGGTCCGATGAGGAATTGGAAACGCACCTGCCGGGTTCGATGAAGCGGGCGTTGTTCAACCGCAACATCGATTTCTACACGATCAACGCGTCGGCAATCGCCGAAGAAGTTGGCCTCGGAAACCGCACGAACATGGTCATTCAGACGGCGTTCTTCAAGCTCTCGAAGGTACTCCCGCTGGACGAAGCCATCGGCTATCTGAAAGACTCCATCGTGAAGTCCTATGGACATAAGGGGCAGGATATCGTCGATATGAACAATGCCGCGGTCGATCGCAGCATTGAAGCACTGCATCGCGTCGAAGTTCCCGCCGCCTGGGGCGAAGCGGAAATGGAAAAGCCGCAGGTACATGAAGATGAATCGGAATTTGTACAGAACATGGTGCGTCCGATCCTGCGTCTGGAAGAAGATGCGCTGCCGGTTTCCACCTATCTGCCGTACGACGACGGCTGCTATGAAGGCGGCACCTCACAAATTGAAAAACGCGGCATTGCGCACTATGTACCCGAGTGGCAGATTGAAAACTGCATTCAGTGCAACCAGTGTGCCTATGTTTGCCCGCATGCCTGCATTCGTCCCTTCCTGCTGAGTGAGGAAGAGGTCGCAGCGGCGCCCGCCGGCTTTGAAACGAAAAAAGCGATCGGCAAGGGTCTCGAGGGCTATGCCTTCCGTATGCAGGTTTCCCCGCTGGATTGCATGGGCTGTGGAAACTGCGCGGATGTCTGCCCGGCAAAGGAAAAGGCTCTGATTATGAAGCCGTTGGGCGAACAGGTCGAAGCCGGACAGGCGGATAACTGGATGTTCGCACACAAAGAAGTCGGATATAAGACCGATCTCGTTGCGCCGACGAACGTTAAGAATTCGCAGTTCCAGCGTCCGTTGTTGGAATTCTCCGGCGCCTGCTCGGGCTGCGGAGAAACCCCGTATGCACGCCTCGTCACACAGCTCTACGGAGATCATCAGCTGATCGCCAACGCAACGGGCTGCTCGTCGATTTGGGGCTCCTCGGTTCCGTCGATGCCGTACTGCTCGAACTGCGAAGGACGCGGTCCCGCGTGGGCAAGCTCCCTCTTTGAGGATGCAGCAGAATATGGCTTCGGTATGGCGCTGTCGACGAAGAGCAACCGTGCCCTGTTGGAAACGCGCATGAAAGAATTCCTTGACTGCAAGGTGCAGAGCCCGTTAAATGAACTCTTCGAGCAGTGGATGGAAGCGCACGCCGACTACGAATCTTCTCGTAAACTGAGCAATGAAATCATTGCGCTGGAAGATAAGAAGGTCGACGACGAAAAAGCGCAACAGATCCTCAATCAAATCTATGACCTGAAAGATTACCTAGCCAAGAAGAGCATCTGGATCTACGGCGGTGACGGCTGGGCGTACGATATTGGCTTCAGCGGTCTGGACCATGTCCTTGCTTCCGGTGAGGATATCAATATCATGGTCTTCGATACGGAAGTGTATTCCAACACCGGCGGTCAAAGCTCCAAGGCGACGCCGATTGCCGCAGTGGCAAAATTCGCCGCCTCTGGTAAAAAGGTACGCAAGAAGGACCTCGGGTTGATGATGACGACGTACGGATACGTCTACGTCGCGCAGGTCGCCATGGGTGCCAATCAGGCACAGACCCTCAAAGCGATCCGCGAAGCCGAATCCTATGCGGGTCCGTCGCTGATCATCTGCTACGCACCGTGCATCAACCACGGCATTCGCGCCGGTATGGGCAAGACCCAGCGCCGTGAAAAAGAGGCTGTGGAAGCCGGTTACTGGCATCTGTGGCGCTTCGATCCGCGTCTGAGCGAAGAAGGAAAGAACCCCTTCCAGCTCGACTCCAAAGAGCCGACGGCAGATTTCCAAGAATTCCTGCAGGGTGAGGTGCGTTACAGCTCCTTGCGCAAGAACTTCCCGGAGATTGCAGACGAGCTCTACATGGAAGCGGAGAAAGCCGCCAAAGAGCGCTACGAGAGTTACGTGCGCATGGCAAAGAACTGA
- a CDS encoding ABC transporter ATP-binding protein, translated as MKQGKKNAFQTMSRLFRYFRYNKKMFFVGILLMLGSSVAQVATSAMLSPIIDSLAVLRNWSAFTKYLLLFSGLVLLNIAASYLGSLLLARLAQNTVYLLREDLLRKMHHLPVSYFDSHAHGDMMSAFTNDVNVLTQSLEQSIPQVLLSAILFFGTLVMMFVIHWVLALTVIACLLGMSLVMRIIAGRSAKYYRKRQASTAALNSYVEEMVSAQKVVQVFNYESRAVADFDEHADTLRHAASRGATYGVMAFPVMGNLSYVMYALVAMLGAHFAMQGAMSLGNLVAFLQFTRTVAQPITQISQQVNLLFAAVAGAERIFSVFDLEEEAMDGEVRLQDQCDGKRALCWRVPQKDGSQKLVPVFGDIRFYGVNFGYVEDKQVLYDISLYAKPGQKIAFVGSTGAGKTTITNLINRFYEINGGQITVDGVDIRRINKYDLRSILSVVLQDVHLFRGTIAENIRYGRLDATDEEVVQAAISANAHPFISKLEKGYETFLEGEGGGLSQGERQLLSIARAAIADPVILIMDEATSSVDTRTESMIAAGMDALMEGRTTFVIAHRLSTVRDADAIIVLEQGRIVERGNHEELMALKGRYYDLNMGTVKLS; from the coding sequence ATGAAACAAGGAAAAAAGAACGCTTTTCAAACGATGAGTCGGCTGTTCCGCTATTTTCGCTATAATAAAAAAATGTTCTTCGTCGGAATTCTATTGATGCTGGGCAGTTCCGTCGCTCAAGTGGCAACAAGTGCGATGCTTTCTCCGATTATCGACAGCCTGGCCGTGCTCCGTAATTGGTCGGCTTTTACGAAGTATTTGCTGCTTTTTTCAGGCCTCGTATTGCTGAATATCGCCGCCAGCTATTTGGGGTCGTTGCTCTTGGCTCGGTTGGCGCAGAATACGGTCTATTTGCTGCGAGAAGATCTCCTGCGAAAGATGCACCACCTGCCCGTTTCGTATTTTGATTCGCATGCACACGGGGATATGATGTCGGCATTTACTAACGATGTGAATGTACTGACGCAGTCGCTCGAGCAGAGTATTCCGCAGGTACTTCTGTCGGCGATTCTCTTCTTTGGGACGCTGGTGATGATGTTCGTCATTCATTGGGTGCTGGCGCTGACGGTTATTGCCTGCTTGCTTGGCATGAGCCTTGTGATGCGGATCATTGCGGGACGCAGTGCAAAATACTATCGGAAGCGGCAGGCCTCCACGGCGGCGCTCAACAGCTATGTCGAAGAGATGGTTTCTGCACAAAAAGTCGTTCAAGTGTTCAATTACGAATCGCGCGCCGTTGCGGATTTCGATGAACATGCGGACACCTTGCGTCATGCGGCGTCGCGCGGTGCTACGTACGGGGTGATGGCGTTTCCCGTGATGGGCAATCTTTCCTATGTGATGTATGCATTGGTCGCCATGCTCGGGGCGCATTTTGCCATGCAGGGCGCAATGAGTCTCGGAAATCTGGTGGCATTCCTGCAATTTACGCGCACCGTGGCACAGCCGATTACACAAATTTCCCAACAGGTAAATTTGCTCTTTGCCGCAGTGGCGGGTGCGGAGCGCATTTTTTCCGTTTTCGATTTGGAAGAGGAAGCGATGGACGGCGAGGTGCGTCTGCAGGATCAATGCGACGGAAAACGCGCCCTGTGTTGGCGTGTGCCGCAAAAGGACGGTTCACAAAAGCTGGTTCCCGTTTTTGGGGACATCCGTTTCTATGGTGTAAATTTCGGGTATGTAGAGGACAAACAAGTTCTCTATGACATTTCCCTTTACGCCAAACCCGGACAAAAAATTGCCTTTGTCGGATCGACGGGGGCAGGAAAGACGACCATCACCAATCTGATCAACCGATTTTATGAGATCAACGGCGGTCAAATTACTGTAGACGGCGTGGATATTCGCCGCATCAACAAGTACGATCTGCGCTCGATTCTCTCGGTGGTGTTACAGGATGTGCATCTTTTTCGCGGCACCATCGCGGAAAACATCCGCTACGGTCGACTGGACGCCACGGATGAAGAGGTGGTGCAGGCGGCGATCTCCGCAAATGCCCATCCCTTTATTTCGAAATTGGAAAAGGGCTATGAAACCTTTTTAGAAGGCGAGGGGGGCGGGTTGTCACAAGGAGAACGCCAATTGCTTTCCATTGCGCGTGCGGCCATTGCCGATCCGGTCATTCTCATCATGGACGAAGCGACTTCGTCGGTCGATACGCGTACCGAGTCGATGATTGCCGCAGGGATGGACGCATTGATGGAGGGGCGCACGACTTTTGTCATTGCCCACCGTCTTTCTACGGTGCGCGACGCCGATGCGATCATTGTTTTAGAGCAGGGCCGCATTGTCGAACGCGGCAACCACGAGGAATTGATGGCGCTAAAAGGGCGCTACTACGATCTCAATATGGGAACGGTGAAGTTGTCCTAA
- a CDS encoding Na+/H+ antiporter NhaC family protein encodes MNTKKTERISGVALLPFLIFVGIYLAAGIILSIQGVEMAFYAFPVLVACLIGIMCAFVLHPGTMGEKFDAFTAGMGNTDIMTMCMIYMLAGAFAASTSAMGGAESTINLALSLIPAQFLIAGVFLVGAFLSLAMGTSMGTIGALGPIAIGLANAANLNLGLTLGAVLGGAMFGDNLSVISDTTIAATKTQNVEMKDKFNLNFKLALPAAVLTFVLLLIFGRPEVAPQTESYTYDIVKVLPYLFVLIAALVGVNVFVVLAGGIVFSVVIGIATGSFDFLTAVGSMNDGFMGMAEIYILSMFVGGLAEMVRRAGGINWLLNRLSRSIKSRAGGEIGVSVLVSAVDIACANNTVAIVLAGPIAKQLSNRFKIDPRRVASLLDTFSCIFQGIIPYGAQMLLALKLSESGLSPFAVIPNVWYVFFLAILAIVSIFVPFADGVCRKDPWNFEYDCPESKVEAKKASLANEADFAQ; translated from the coding sequence ATGAACACCAAGAAAACGGAACGGATTTCTGGAGTCGCGTTACTCCCCTTCCTGATTTTCGTCGGCATTTACTTGGCCGCGGGAATCATCCTCTCCATCCAAGGCGTGGAAATGGCGTTTTATGCCTTCCCTGTATTGGTTGCCTGTTTAATCGGTATTATGTGTGCTTTTGTTCTGCATCCCGGAACGATGGGCGAGAAGTTTGACGCATTCACAGCCGGCATGGGAAATACGGACATCATGACAATGTGCATGATCTACATGTTGGCAGGCGCCTTCGCTGCATCGACTTCGGCCATGGGCGGTGCGGAGTCGACGATCAACCTGGCGCTGAGTCTCATTCCGGCCCAGTTCCTGATTGCCGGCGTCTTCCTCGTCGGTGCCTTCCTGTCCTTGGCGATGGGCACCTCGATGGGCACCATCGGTGCTCTGGGACCGATTGCCATCGGTCTGGCGAATGCCGCAAACCTCAACCTCGGTTTGACCTTGGGCGCGGTCCTTGGCGGTGCGATGTTCGGCGACAACCTGTCGGTGATCTCGGACACGACCATTGCAGCGACCAAGACGCAGAACGTCGAAATGAAAGACAAGTTTAACCTGAACTTCAAGCTGGCTCTGCCGGCAGCCGTGTTGACTTTTGTGCTACTTTTGATCTTCGGACGTCCGGAAGTCGCACCGCAAACGGAAAGCTACACCTATGACATCGTAAAAGTGTTGCCCTACCTCTTCGTTTTGATTGCCGCATTGGTCGGCGTCAACGTCTTCGTCGTATTGGCGGGCGGCATTGTCTTCTCCGTCGTTATCGGCATCGCCACGGGCAGTTTTGATTTCCTGACGGCGGTCGGTTCCATGAACGACGGATTTATGGGCATGGCAGAGATTTACATCCTGTCGATGTTTGTCGGCGGATTAGCGGAAATGGTTCGACGGGCCGGCGGTATCAACTGGCTGCTGAATCGCTTGAGCCGTTCGATCAAATCCCGTGCCGGCGGAGAAATCGGCGTGTCCGTTCTCGTCAGCGCCGTCGACATTGCCTGCGCAAACAACACGGTCGCCATCGTTTTGGCGGGTCCGATTGCCAAACAGCTGTCCAACCGCTTCAAGATCGACCCGCGCCGCGTCGCGTCCCTGCTCGATACGTTCTCCTGTATCTTCCAAGGCATCATCCCCTACGGCGCACAGATGCTTCTTGCATTGAAGCTATCGGAGAGCGGCCTGAGCCCGTTTGCTGTCATCCCGAATGTATGGTATGTGTTCTTCCTCGCTATCCTCGCCATCGTTTCGATTTTCGTTCCATTCGCAGACGGCGTCTGCCGAAAAGATCCCTGGAACTTCGAATATGACTGTCCCGAGAGCAAAGTGGAAGCCAAAAAAGCATCGCTCGCCAATGAGGCCGACTTCGCGCAATAG
- a CDS encoding FAD-dependent oxidoreductase, protein MKKKKSIWLLAGLLILTACGGQGTDSQQSMASESVADVESTSSEKSVSMKAGTYQASAPAMNGDIAVEVHVTDDAIEAVSVTDHKETYGIGYGMEETPVEVIPARIVSQKTPNVDDVTGATITSRAIRNAVADCLTQAGADAKAFPVATTPIETPTKEADVVVLGGGAAGLSAAITAAEKGASVVLLEKQGIVGGSTARSGGKVLAANTPWQEKLGYEDSPEAMTEFLLSYDNGLMDPEKIADFSNDSPNLMNWLSDLGVKIQDVEAIHSSITPWRVHNVEGGGGQTAGHGGQLTVPLYQKAEELGVQFFYNWQASELLKDADGKITGVKAVSYGKEGQEEAEISAHAVILATGGFAKNEEMMKAYADFLPSNKYASVSNANTGDGIKMGEAVGARVTQHPGTQLVYVSFTSGVGINEESGLIVSEKGERVCNEYSYQSHVAQALADAKSTKGYYIATANDPNPSVQYAITLEDTPKAASVEELAKQIGMDPATLQQTVERYNALCATGTDEDFGKPAEYMQPVEGDTYYAILMQPSSSNTFGGLDIDLQARVLDTEGNPISGLYAAGEVAGTGLYGKEYSTCGLAIGAALHFGRIAGEQAATK, encoded by the coding sequence ATGAAAAAAAAGAAAAGTATATGGCTTCTTGCCGGTCTGTTAATCCTGACCGCATGCGGCGGGCAGGGAACAGATTCCCAACAATCGATGGCGTCGGAGAGTGTGGCGGATGTCGAATCAACCAGCTCGGAAAAGTCCGTATCGATGAAAGCCGGTACGTATCAGGCGTCGGCACCAGCGATGAACGGAGATATTGCGGTTGAAGTGCATGTGACGGACGATGCCATCGAAGCCGTTTCCGTGACGGATCACAAGGAAACGTACGGGATCGGTTACGGCATGGAGGAAACGCCTGTGGAAGTGATTCCGGCGCGGATTGTTTCACAAAAAACGCCAAATGTCGATGATGTGACAGGCGCCACGATTACTTCACGCGCCATCCGCAATGCGGTGGCGGATTGTTTGACGCAGGCCGGTGCGGATGCAAAGGCGTTTCCTGTGGCAACAACGCCGATAGAAACGCCGACCAAGGAAGCGGATGTCGTAGTCTTAGGCGGGGGTGCGGCTGGACTTTCCGCGGCGATTACCGCGGCGGAAAAAGGCGCTTCGGTTGTACTCCTGGAAAAACAGGGCATTGTGGGCGGCTCGACGGCGCGCAGCGGTGGAAAAGTATTGGCGGCAAATACGCCGTGGCAGGAAAAACTGGGCTATGAAGATTCCCCGGAAGCCATGACCGAATTTTTGCTCAGCTATGATAACGGGTTGATGGATCCGGAAAAGATCGCGGATTTCAGCAATGATTCGCCGAATCTTATGAATTGGCTTTCCGATTTAGGTGTGAAGATCCAAGATGTGGAAGCAATTCATTCCTCGATTACACCTTGGCGCGTACACAATGTCGAAGGTGGCGGTGGACAGACGGCTGGCCACGGCGGACAACTCACCGTTCCGCTTTACCAGAAAGCCGAGGAGCTGGGCGTCCAGTTTTTCTACAATTGGCAGGCGTCGGAACTGCTAAAAGATGCCGACGGAAAGATCACCGGTGTAAAGGCGGTCTCGTATGGAAAAGAAGGACAGGAAGAAGCAGAAATTTCCGCCCATGCGGTCATTTTGGCAACGGGCGGTTTTGCCAAGAATGAAGAGATGATGAAGGCCTATGCGGATTTCCTTCCGTCCAATAAATATGCATCCGTTTCCAACGCGAATACCGGAGACGGCATTAAAATGGGCGAGGCGGTCGGTGCGCGCGTGACACAGCATCCGGGGACGCAGTTGGTGTATGTCAGCTTTACCAGCGGCGTCGGCATTAACGAGGAATCCGGGCTTATCGTTTCGGAAAAGGGGGAGCGCGTATGCAATGAATACTCTTATCAGTCGCATGTGGCGCAGGCTTTAGCGGACGCAAAGAGTACGAAAGGCTATTATATCGCCACGGCGAACGATCCAAATCCGAGCGTCCAATATGCCATTACGCTGGAAGACACTCCAAAAGCGGCCTCGGTGGAAGAATTGGCAAAACAGATCGGAATGGATCCCGCCACGCTGCAGCAAACGGTCGAACGGTACAACGCACTTTGTGCGACAGGAACGGATGAGGACTTCGGCAAGCCGGCGGAGTATATGCAACCGGTGGAAGGAGATACCTACTATGCGATTTTGATGCAGCCGTCCAGTTCCAACACTTTCGGCGGTTTGGACATTGATTTGCAGGCGCGCGTTCTCGATACGGAGGGCAATCCCATTTCCGGGCTCTATGCGGCCGGAGAGGTTGCCGGTACGGGTCTGTATGGCAAAGAATATTCGACTTGCGGGCTGGCGATCGGCGCAGCGCTGCACTTCGGGCGCATTGCCGGGGAACAGGCGGCAACAAAGTAA